The Episyrphus balteatus chromosome 4, idEpiBalt1.1, whole genome shotgun sequence genome includes a window with the following:
- the LOC129918109 gene encoding uncharacterized protein LOC129918109, with the protein MSSESEIAYEFQGFTYRFLDDVESEITDLTEVNIVPSPENDIPEISSTDPGWTEEEIRYMRYKCQTYFPQIGPKKIFSNIKQMFLRISNELGTKSLEQCEQYYRNAVKKEKQKRKKLNKNKINNVQYWTEKETNLLIDKCKVYSPQVDANILLNKREMWEKIAGHLRNRTPIQCKRHYYHIRHKIKDKAGSDPIINPNTVKLDHNDGLELKSESDQMINPKRVKLDHNDGLELKNKSDQIINPNPVKLDHNDELELKSKKARLVLNTKRSSEKQNNDPLVFPVLTKFPIQHHAVWTDKETELLINRYTEYISEIGPYKKFRIKRQMWQAIARELKNKTFIQCERHYYSTIKSCNSLPEPVKKTVLDHMKNKHQDDLITNEKLYEFIQTSKLVSTLHQSIGQVWTEDETKLLFEKYRKYASQIGPRKQFRYKKDMWKHIASEFNGSKTYQQCEQQFYRIVMKYKSSERNQMETSEQEDETNKTEFVASNDWLDYSSLGEMNTNKRWMEISKVECGKYELNETFEDFNSNTEPENDDQINQYSESSNIEYPEMTKIKVESIEISDDDLDDSNSSAHFRIEPQIDLSINYSDPLKFDEPCTIKSESIQNRVLKEPVNKSTVSWLKPVDHEENQERRQIQQDLNFCHESVDKSKTSWLKPVDPEENQEKKQIKKNLKKSPEPAKKSSINWSKPVDVKNSIETLNKTTNSWLKPVKTENNRNETIVELNPKLIDNSALQKTTYLVWTDEEVALLFHKYNQYLPQIGPQHRFRYKKDVWKQIATELKDKTFQQCEQQYYRTLMKCRINNDLATVSGRIV; encoded by the exons ATGTCGTCAGAATCAGAAATTGCATACGAATTTCAAG gATTCACATATCGGTTTCTGGATGATGTTGAGTCTGAGATAACAGACTTAACGGAGGTTAATATTGTTCCTTCGCCAGAAAACGATATCCCTGAAATTTCTTCTACAG ATCCTGGTTGGACTGAAGAAGAAATAAGATATATGCGATACAAATGCCAAACTTATTTTCCtcagattggaccgaaaaaaatattttcaaatataaaacaaatgttTCTTAGAATATCAAATGAATTGGGAACCAAGAGCTTAGAACAATGTGAACAATATTATCGAAATGctgttaaaaaagaaaagcaaaagagaaagaaactcaacaaaaacaaaatcaacaacGTTCAATATTGGACCGAAAAAGAAACCAATTTATTGATCGATAAATGCAAGGTTTACTCGCCTCAAGTCGATGCCAACATATTACTAAACAAAAGAGAAATGTGGGAAAAGATTGCTGGTCATTTGAGAAATAGAACTCCAATTCAATGTAAACGACATTATTATCATATTCGACATAAAATAAAGGATAAAGCTGGAAGTGATCCAATAATAAATCCCAATACAGTGAAACTTGATCACAATGATGGGTTGGAATTAAAAAGTGAAAGTGATCAAATGATAAATCCTAAGCGAGTGAAACTTGATCATAATGATGGgttggaattaaaaaataaaagtgatcaAATAATAAATCCCAATCCAGTTAAACTTGATCACAATGATGAGTTGgaactaaaaagtaaaaaggcaAGACTTGTACTTAACACTAAACGTTCCTcggaaaaacaaaacaacgatCCTTTAGTATTTCCAGTATTAACGAAATTCCCGATACAACATCACGCTG TGTGGACTGATAAAGAAACTGAACTTTTGATTAACAGATATACAGAATACATATCCGAAATTGGGCCATACAAAAAATTCCGCATAAAAAGACAAATGTGGCAGGCAATAGCAAGAGAGttaaaaaacaagacttttaTTCAATGTGAAAGACATTactatagtactatcaaaaGTTGTAATAGTTTACCCGAACCTGTGAAAAAAACTGTTCTCGATCATatgaaaaacaaacatcaaGATGACCTAATTACAAATGAAAAACTgtatgaatttattcaaaccTCGAAGCTAGTATCGACCTTACATCAGAGTATAGGCCAAG TATGGACTGAAGATGAAACAAAACTATTATTCGAAAAGTACAGAAAATATGCTAGCCAAATTGGGCCGCGTAAACAATTTCGCTATAAAAAAGATATGTGGAAACAtattgcttcagaatttaatggCAGTAAAACCTATCAGCAATGTGAACAACAATTTTATAGAATTGTTATGAAATATAAAAGTAGTGAAAGAAATCAAATGGAAACCAGTGAGCAAGAGGATGAAACTAATAAAACAGAATTTGTAGCGAGCAACGATTGGTTAGATTATTCAAGTCTTGGTGAAATGAATACAAATAAAC GATGGATGGAAATTAGTAAGGTAGAATGTGGAAAATACGAACTAAATGAAACTTTTGAAGACTTCAATTCGAATACTGAGCCAGAAAATGATGATCAAATAAATCAATACTCAGAATCTTCAAATATTG AATACCCAGAAATGACTAAGATAAAAGTTGAAAGTATAGAAATAAGCGATGACGATTTGGATGATTCAAACAGTTCGGCACATTTTAGGATTGAGCCACAAATTGATCTTAGTATCAATTATTCGGATCCTTTGAAATTTGACGAACCTTGCACAATAAAATCAG aatcaaTACAAAATAGAGTGTTGAAAGAGCCTGTTAATAAAAGCACAGTCAGTTGGTTAAAGCCTGTGGACCATGAAGAAAACCAGGAAAGAAGGCAAATTCAacaagatttaaatttttgtcatgAATCTGTTGACAAAAGCAAAACCAGTTGGTTAAAGCCTGTGGATCCAGAagaaaatcaggaaaaaaagcaaattaagaaaaatctaaaaaaatcccctgagcctgctaaaaaaagttcaattaattGGTCAAAACCAGTGGATGTAAAAAATTCCATTGAGACTCTTAATAAAACCACAAATAGTTGGTTAAAACCTGTGAAGACAGAAAATAATCGGAATGAAACAATAGTTGAGCTAAATCCAAAACTGATTGATAATTCTGCTTTACAGAAGACAACATATTTGG